The Mercurialis annua linkage group LG7, ddMerAnnu1.2, whole genome shotgun sequence genome includes the window TATACCtctttaacatttttatcttaCTTCTTGCAGTGATTGTGGAGTTCATATGTTTGCCGCTGCTGAGTTTTTTGTTGATGGAAAAGTTATGGGGGAAGATTTTAGTGCCGAAGAACACCGTGCTCGTTATGCTTCgtcattatatttttatggtcGTTGGAAGTACGAATCTTCAGTTCTTAGTGAAAATGAAGCTCCTTTGAAAATCAAGAGGGTGGCTTCTTAGGCATTTTTCCTTTTaggattttattttgttttgtatcggaAATATATCTGAATATTATCGTACTATCGTACTTTGGATGTTATTATTTgtcttttgttttttatattgtaaacagaatttatatttttaattctagtTGGCAccatttttctctcttttattttatttttagtctactatacaattaaacatttatttgtttctttgtgtagcttttaaatattaattaaaagttacaattttttttatacctaATATAAGCCATATTTGAACATAACTCTGTACAACTCATACTTAAGGACTATATGTGAACTTAATATTAACCTTAtgtcaacttaaaaaaaaaaacaaatcaacaagtctttttaaatttattacatatattgTGGATTGCATTAATATATAggacattttatatataaagaaattgaaatttatattacTTTAAAACTTCAATATgtctttttaattgaaatgtatttgaacCTCAAAACAACCTTATATCAACCTGAAGTGAACTTTAATAAATTGGATCATTTTTTCTTAGGCATATTCCTGCATGTCTTCACATTGTGTCCTTTTTTTTCACATCTGCTGCACTTGTTATGATTTGTAGTTTCCTCGGCAGATCTAATTCTTTTCTTCCTAGGCCTTCCCGACTTTGTTCTTCCTTGTGGTGTATTAACAATCTTTTGTGCCACTTCTTCTGGGACATTCCACAAACTTTCATCTACCACTGGATATACTGTTTCTTCATATGTCTTCAGtattgtttcttttgtgaaaTAATGCGAACAAAATTTGTAAGGATCTTGATTGAATTCTTTGAGTATTGCCATTGCATGTGGGCAAGGAATTTCATCAATGTCGAATCTCCTACATGTGCACGTTCTTTCTTTAAGGTCGACAATGAACTTTGTTTTATGATCATAGACTGTCTTCACATTGTCATTTGAATTTGAAACCTGCATTTTTAGTTAAATGTCAGTAACCATATATGAACCATATGTTAACTATATGTGAACTGtacttattaaattttatataattaaatcatACCACTAATTTCAATGACTGAATGTAATTGTCATTCAATATATCTTCTGCTCTTTTTGATAGGTTTGTGAAAGTTGATCGTGCCAAATGCCTATTCGCGTAGCTCCATTCTTGCACCATTTTTCGTAGGTACTCAAGTAGTGTAGTGATTGGGAGATCCTTACCTGCCTTTATTCTTGAATTCATTGATTCTGCAATATTAGTTGTCATGACTTTGTGCCTGTTATTTTCGCAATGTGCTCGTGCCCATTTTTTATACTTAACAGCTTCTAGGTAAGTCTTTAAACCTCTGCACATACCGTCAAGTTGCTTCATGTAGTAGTCAAATGCCTCAGTTGTGTAGGCTTTTGCTGCCCCATAAAATGCTTCTCGTAGTGGTTTTGATGACTTCTTGAAGTTTCTTTTAACATTGTTGAATAAATGAAATGTGCACAATACATGGGAAGCTTCTGGAAAAACTGCAATGGCTGCATTTTTTATGCTTTCATGTCGATCAGAGACTATACACATGTCACTTCGCATCTTAAATGCATCTCTAATTCTCCTCATAAACCACTCCCAGGAGTCATCGTTTTCAGAATCCACTACTGAAAAAGCTAGAGGAAATATCTTACCATTTCCATCTTGTGCACATGCTGTTAAAAGCATACCTCCATAGGCTGAAGTAAGGAAAGTGCCATCAACAGCAATTACCGGAATGCAGAACTCCCATCCTTTTATAGATGCATTCAATGCCATGAAAACATAAAGGAAGCTATTGTCATCTTTTACTTCCAACTTGACAAACGAACCCGGATTTGCAACCACTAGCATGTACAAGTAGCTTGGTATTAATGAAAAAGAGTCATAAGGTTTTCCTCTTACCATTTCTTGAGCTACTACTTTCGATCTGTAGGCTTTAGAGTAGCTCATTTTTATTCCATGATCATCTCTCATGTCTCTCAAAATATCAGCCGGTTTGTATACAGTTTTGAGGTTGGTGTACTTGGATTTAATGTATTCACCAATTACACTCGATGTTGCCTGCCTTTGATCACTAGTTCTCACAACCATTGAGCAATTGTGGTTAATAATAAGTTTTCGAATGATAAAAATCTGTGATGTTTCTTTTCTTGAAGCATTAAGTTTCCATGTGCAATTTGTATCCAAACAACTCAAGAAATATTGCCTTTCACATGATCTCCGTACCTTGAATTGAAAATGGTTGTTGATTGCATAAGAGCTCAAAACtgatttcaaaacatctttgTTCTTGTATGACTGTCCTTCTTTGATTTCTCTATGTTTTGTGTCTGTTATTAAATTATCATCTTTGAAGTTACTTTCCACTTCATCTTCATCATGTGTGAACTCATTGTTCAAAAATCTAGCATAGTTTATCACATCGGACATCTGTTCTTTCCTTTTTTCACTTGTTGAGCCTACCTCATATGTTGATCTTGATGCATTTGCTGATTGTTGTCCTGACTGCACATCCGCATTTGATACATTGAAAGTTGAGTCAAAGAATGCCACTTCATTTCCGGACGATATGAATGAAATGCATAACGGGTACATCATGCAATCTGTTGCATTCTTTTTCAGCTCCAAGTAGAATGACAAATTTCCATTGTCTGTTATTTTCATTGGTGGATAATTGTTTTTGACTTGATACTTAATTTCCAGGGAAGTTGACATAAAGTTGATATTGAGTTGCTTTGACAGAATTTCCAATAAACTGTTGTAGTCACTGTCTTCTTTAACCAATATTCCCATTGGTTCAAAATTTACATACTCCATATTTTGATTCCATTCTCCATTGTAGTgaacaaatatcaaaatactATGCATATCTGTTTTTTCACATAaacataatgaaaaaaaatcattattcaAAACAGTTACAGTTAATAATGTAATGCACTTGAAATCATATAATTTCATAATCATGTAATCTAaccttaaaaaatcaaaattttgtctGTTGAAATCGAATTAGATTctcttttaatttgaaatccTTACTATAAACttattaaacttatatttaactgaatttactatatatttttgtaatgtgTTATTATACagattttctttatttcttatATTACTGATAACTAACATGGTTTGAGCTTGATCTTGAAGCTATCAATGGCAGAAAAATGGATAGAAGAGCAGCTCGATTTTTATATAAATCACAGAGATCAACTTGACTTAAAGGAAACGATTATTACTAACCTTGTTTGATCTTGACTGCGAAGCTATCAATGGACGAAAATTAAACAGAGATCAGCTCGGTAATGGAGTTAAGATGagtataatttttctttataaattcatTAACAATGGCATATTTGATTGAGGTTGAAGATGAAGATTGTGTTTGATGTTTGTTTGGAAAGAAAGTCTTTCCTATATTATACACGTTATTAGCTTGAGGTTATAAATgtcctttattttttatttgtaactgATTTTGGGGTATTGAGGGATTCTTGCAAACTTTCCTATTATTTTGAGGGATTATTGCTTAAATAGAAAAGTTGAGGGAAAAACAATAGAAGGGGGACCATTTAGGGGAATCATGTAAATTGCTCATATTAAAACGAAGACGTTTTGGGCCTAAGTATATTATCGCGCCAAAAAGTAACCTGGTCagaaccagtgttttaaaaatcggaccGGACCGCCCGgttggaccggttgaaccgcgaaccgatcagtggtccggtctgaaaagACAAAAAACCGAATCTTTTGGTTGGACCGgtatgaaccggtaaaaaaccaagttttgaaccggattggaccggtaaaaaaccggccatacaaattttttttcaaatttttttaaatttattaaaccggttgaaccggtcattaaaccggttaaaccgattgaaccggaaaccggtgaCCTCAtcggttcggccaccggttcagtttttaaaacactggtcaGAACATTTAACATTAGCCACATCAGCAGCGACCCGTTACGTTTTAGTTAGTTATAGTAACCACAACAGAATCATCCAATCTATCATCTGCGTGCAAAAATCACAAACATATTAGTCAAGAACCTTCATTCAAAAATCATCCAAGAACCTTCATTCAAAAATCACAAAACACCTTGTCATCAGCTTCTTCCAAGAACCTTCATTCAAAAATCACAATCAATGGAAGACACTGTTTCAAAAAACCACAAACCAAACACTCTCACCAGTACTTTCTCACATTTCACCATGATCACTGTGCCATGTTTCGCCTACCACCCACAGAGAATTCCATTCT containing:
- the LOC126656575 gene encoding uncharacterized protein LOC126656575, whose product is MVVRTSDQRQATSSVIGEYIKSKYTNLKTVYKPADILRDMRDDHGIKMSYSKAYRSKVVAQEMVRGKPYDSFSLIPSYLYMLVVANPGSFVKLEVKDDNSFLYVFMALNASIKGWEFCIPVIAVDGTFLTSAYGGMLLTACAQDGNGKIFPLAFSVVDSENDDSWEWFMRRIRDAFKMRSDMCIVSDRHESIKNAAIAVFPEASHVLCTFHLFNNVKRNFKKSSKPLREAFYGAAKAYTTEAFDYYMKQLDGMCRGLKTYLEAVKYKKWARAHCENNRHKVMTTNIAESMNSRIKAGKDLPITTLLEYLRKMVQEWSYANRHLARSTFTNLSKRAEDILNDNYIQSLKLVVSNSNDNVKTVYDHKTKFIVDLKERTCTCRRFDIDEIPCPHAMAILKEFNQDPYKFCSHYFTKETILKTYEETVYPVVDESLWNVPEEVAQKIVNTPQGRTKSGRPRKKRIRSAEETTNHNKCSRCEKKGHNVKTCRNMPKKK